The Trichosurus vulpecula isolate mTriVul1 chromosome 3, mTriVul1.pri, whole genome shotgun sequence genome includes a window with the following:
- the ZSWIM3 gene encoding zinc finger SWIM domain-containing protein 3 codes for MELGSHFQTFEDFRECFSAYKRENKCTFGLRNCISVRFHNLNHGTSIREDITYMQVKFVCTRAQSYRKQKAEPSMCPAYLVLQYDEELDRLFISELNTQHIHVETKTAAVLQAGSSPGQRASELCKNSQEDSSGELPSKLWWMEPQHGKTTSKDTGMAKKSLAEPSSFPHESPVLPELRQEGITSLDLAHVAEVMKNFLKADMGSMASLSVGSNQDLDRFSFQSSKMQDLFVRFPENLLLHRVENTHGHVLYAFLVESKEREGRVVHFAVLREETSFSVAKMLSVFTEFNSDWSKVRVIFVEPSFQYRDVVQELFPLARVLLSIYHTTRLLEKKLQRSRASQSFKHLMKEALREAVFVASGPGLQKLSRMAETLLDKDLYSYLQVHWFSCELLWYMHARKGLHACSTYMDSLDLVTSKVSSLFREQQSLVGCILRFVDYVDFFNTKRPKNPPQSLPSRERAKPKGNIPLRPKRAADSYVSNLSKTPKLPNEATPLYPQQQPQQKPQMQQAFWGDMLEALHKNGSDLAYQLCHSEWEVVQNSTQLVEVAGCAAEVQLLEDSHQISKDGCTCSCSFQQRYHLPCRHILAMLHTNKEPVREAMVCRRWQKRYQHLLGPNGELQDPIKDLNINQAWEEGRRDVIQSLSRELANLLMQSEGAELEERCSTLGKIVDIWAEPCELTEIDQQLGDYNDVGHLPFLWVKQEEAERLPRSGTTILLD; via the coding sequence gTATATGCAGGTGAAATTTGTTTGTACCCGAGCCCAATCATACAGAAAGCAGAAGGCAGAGCCCAGTATGTGCCCAGCATACTTAGTCCTGCAATATGATGAGGAATTAGACAGGCTATTTATCAGTGAACTGAACACCCAGCACATCCACGTTGAAACCAAAACTGCTGCTGTCCTACAGGCTGGCTCTTCTCCTGGACAAAGAGCCTCAGAACTGTGTAAGAACTCCCAGGAGGATTCTTCTGGTGAATTGCCATCAAAACTGTGGTGGATGGAACCCCAGCATGGGAAGACCACCTCTAAGGACACTGGGATGGCAAAGAAATCCTTAGCTGagccctcctctttccctcatgAGAGCCCTGTTCTTCCTGAACTGAGGCAAGAGGGCATCACCTCTTTGGACCTGGCTCACGTGGCAGAAGTGATGAAGAATTTCCTTAAGGCAGACATGGGATCCATGGCATCTCTCAGCGTGGGTAGCAACCAAGACCTTGACCGATTTAGCTTCCAGAGCAGCAAGATGCAGGACCTTTTTGTTCGCTTCCCAGAGAACCTCCTACTACACAGGGTTGAAAATACACATGGTCATGTGCTCTATGCCTTTCTGGTAGAAAGCAAGGAGCGGGAGGGACGAGTGGTGCACTTTGCAGTGCTCAGGGAAGAGACATCTTTCTCTGTTGCCAAGATGCTGAGCGTCTTCACTGAGTTCAATtctgactggtccaaggtcaggGTCATCTTTGTGGAACCATCCTTCCAGTACCGAGATGTGGTGCAGGAGCTGTTCCCGTTGGCTCGTGTGCTTCTCTCCATCTACCACACAACCCGACTCCTAGAGAAGAAGCTGCAGAGGAGTCGGGCCAGTCAGTCCTTCAAGCACCTGATGAAGGAGGCTTTGCGGGAAGCAGTGTTTGTTGCCTCAGGCCCCGGCCTACAGAAACTCTCTAGGATGGCAGAGACCCTCCTAGACAAGGACCTCTATAGCTACCTACAGGTCCACTGGTTCTCTTGTGAGCTGCTTTGGTATATGCATGCCAGGAAGGGTCTTCATGCCTGTAGTACCTACATGGACAGCCTTGACCTGGTTACAAGTAAAGTATCTAGTCTCTTCAGGGAACAGCAGTCCTTGGTGGGCTGCATTTTGCGTTTTGTAGATTATGTTGACTTTTTCAACACCAAACGACCGAAGAACCCACCCCAATCTCTCCCTAGTAGGGAGAGGGCTAAGCCAAAGGGTAATATTCCTTTGAGGCCCAAGAGAGCCGCAGATAGTTATGTATCGAACCTGTCTAAGACACCCAAGCTTCCTAATGAAGCCACTCCCCTGTATCCTCAGCAGCAGCCACAGCAAAAGCCACAAATGCAGCAGGCCTTTTGGGGTGACATGTTAGAGGCCTTGCATAAGAATGGCTCTGACCTTGCCTACCAGCTCTGCCATAGTGAGTGGGAGGTTGTGCAGAATTCTACCCAGCTGGTAGAAGTGGCTGGATGTGCAGCAGAGGTGCAGTTGCTGGAAGATTCCCACCAGATTAGCAAAGATGGGTGCACTTGCAGCTGCTCCTTCCAGCAGCGCTATCACTTACCGTGCCGCCATATCCTTGCTATGCTCCACACCAACAAGGAACCTGTGAGGGAGGCCATGGTGTGCAGGCGGTGGCAGAAGCGGTACCAGCACCTACTTGGGCCCAATGGGGAGCTTCAGGACCCTATCAAAGACTTGAACATCAACCAGGCTTGGGAAGAGGGTAGAAGGGATGTGATCCAGAGCCTCAGTAGGGAGTTGGCCAATctgctgatgcagagtgaaggggcAGAGCTGGAGGAACGCTGCTCCACTTTGGGGAAGATTGTGGACATATGGGCTGAGCCTTGTGAGCTGACAGAGATTGATCAGCAGTTGGGAGACTACAATGACGTAGGGCATCTCCCTTTCCTCTGGGTGAAACAGGAGGAAGCTGAGAGGCTCCCTCGTTCTGGGACCACAATACTTCTAGACTGA
- the ZSWIM1 gene encoding zinc finger SWIM domain-containing protein 1: protein MALTALKELQAGEHAHLLVFEVGRNSQLDSLSYQSPIMRRVFMRFPEVLFIHRTHNPRGKILYTFLVDGPGVQPESSLTRIVYFSVPAKENTEGLVQLFHTFKKFNPEWERVCTILVDPYFSLLPVLAMEFPSAEILLSAFHVCKFLQGKFYRLALEHSVKKLLLTTLKNTMCSATAGNLKKMHTLLSDSVPQDLQPDLHLSWLLDDRIWLAHRWRSKAESICYFQDLELTTRVLSQFFGIELALERSILSLIGYLKQKVEKEGASNADLSIPANCAPPEPSAEINKLQEVEACIQHSLQTICAEPAAQLCLGELAVVQKSVQLIGSSTDKVNVQILEDMHEVHPQGPGSCTCHFNQTFGLPCRHILAVLSSRQQVLQPEMLPEQWKPGCRTLPGSVTNLASILGSRWNVALDKELMVAFLTGEVRRLLLQCSREEFERRYNTLREMADSWIGPYFQVQV, encoded by the coding sequence ATGGCCCTAACCGCCTTGAAGGAGCTCCAGGCCGGGGAGCATGCCCACTTGCTAGTCTTTGAGGTGGGCAGGAACTCCCAGTTGGACTCCCTGAGCTACCAGTCCCCCATCATGCGACGAGTCTTCATGAGGTTCCCGGAAGTGTTGTTCATACACCGGACCCACAATCCCCGGGGCAAAATACTGTACACCTTCCTGGTGGATGGCCCTGGGGTGCAGCCTGAGAGCAGCCTCACCAGGATAGTGTATTTCTCTGTCCCAGCCAAGGAGAACACTGAAGGGTTGGTTCAGCTGTTCCATACTTTCAAAAAGTTTAACCCCGAGTGGGAGAGAGTTTGTACCATCCTAGTAGATCCTTATTTCTCACTGTTGCCTGTTCTAGCTATGGAATTTCCATCTGCAGAGATACTTCTTTCTGCCTTTCATGTATGTAAGTTTCTTCAGGGAAAGTTCTACAGACTTGCCCTGGAGCACTCAGTGAAGAAGCTGCTGCTCACCACTCTGAAGAACACTATGTGTTCAGCCACAGCCGGTAATCTGAAGAAAATGCACACTCTCCTTAGTGACTCTGTACCCCAGGACCTGCAGCCTGACCTTCACCTGAGCTGGCTACTAGATGATCGTATCTGGCTGGCACACAGGTGGAGGAGTAAGGCTGAGAGTATCTGCTACTTTCAGGACTTAGAGCTCACAACCCGGGTTTTAAGCCAATTCTTTGGTATTGAATTGGCTTTGGAAAGGAGTATCCTTTCCCTGATAGGGTATTTGAAGCagaaggtggagaaggaaggggccTCCAATGCAGACCTGAGTATCCCAGCCAACTGTGCCCCACCAGAGCCTTCTGCAGAAATTAACAAGCTCCAAGAGGTGGAAGCCTGCATCCAGCATTCCTTGCAAACCATCTGTGCAGAACCTGCTGCCCAGCTCTGCTTGGGAGAGTTAGCAGTGGTCCAGAAGTCTGTACAGCTGATTGGCTCAAGCACAGACAAGGTGAATGTCCAGATCCTAGAGGACATGCATGAAGTACACCCTCAAGGCCCCGGCAGCTGTACCTGCCACTTCAACCAAACATTTGGTCTGCCCTGCCGCCACATCCTGGCTGTTCTTAGCTCCCGTCAGCAAGTGCTTCAGCCTGAAATGCTACCTGAACAGTGGAAACCTGGCTGCAGGACACTGCCAGGAAGTGTAACCAACCTGGCCAGTATCCTGGGCAGCAGGTGGAATGTGGCCCTGGACAAAGAGCTGATGGTAGCATTCCTCACTGGGGAGGTGAGGCGGCTTTTGCTTCAGTGCAGCCGGGAAGAGTTTGAGCGTCGATACAACACCCTCCGTGAAATGGCAGACAGCTGGATTGGACCTTATTTCCAAGTGCAAGTCTag
- the SPATA25 gene encoding spermatogenesis-associated protein 25, with product MSYFMTQRAHSGLLTPGQGGAGPPSSSLSLYGPMEPVVVAPGGPGPLSQKAERQAAPQSWGHSVPTPEPGICPGGAGWEPLRRKEYHGRYCRKFPHVRQLENVGWEDGCPRGRVPQLAGGQMGGLGGHGPLLLCGLSPGALLVPKEAGGKDPSSQPDICILTLAMMIAGIPTVPVPGLREEDMIRAAQAFMMAHPEPEGATEGRWGQAQSHMVLGQAPLVGPRRSQGPGSCL from the exons ATGTCCTACTTCATGACACAGAGAGCTCATTCGGGTCTCCTTACTCCCGGCCAAG GTGGGGCAGGCCCTCCAagctcctctctcagcctctatGGTCCCATGGAGCCAGTGGTGGTGGCCCCTGGAGGGCCAGGCCCACTGAGCCAGAAAGCTGAGCGTCAGGCAGCTCCCCAGTCCTGGGGTCACTCTGTACCTACACCAGAACCTGGGATCTGCCCAGGAGGGGCTGGCTGGGAGCCGCTTCGGCGGAAAGAGTATCATGGCAGATACTGCAGAAAGTTTCCTCACGTGAGGCAGCTTGAGAACGTGGGCTGGGAGGATGGTTGCCCACGGGGCAGGGTCCCTCAGTTGgctggagggcagatgggtggcCTTGGAGGGCACGGGCCACTGCTGCTCTGTGGGCTATCTCCAGGGGCCCTGCTGGTGCCCAAAGAGGCAGGGGGCAAGGATCCTAGTTCCCAGCCTGACATCTGCATCCTCACATTGGCTATGATGATTGCTGGCATCCCCACTGTGCCTGTCCCAGGTCTGAGGGAAGAGGACATGATCCGGGCAGCCCAGGCCTTCATGATGGCCCATCCAGAGCCTGAGGGGGCTACTGAGGGGAGGTGGGGTCAGGCCCAGTCTCACATGGTGCTTGGCCAGGCCCCACTGGTGGGGCCCAGGAGGAGTCAGGGTCCTGGTTCCTGCTTGTAG